A window of the Oncorhynchus masou masou isolate Uvic2021 chromosome 13, UVic_Omas_1.1, whole genome shotgun sequence genome harbors these coding sequences:
- the LOC135552019 gene encoding neurexophilin-1 codes for MQATCWFAVLLLTPAFYLVKSVHASKADLLKSGSPKSTLKHIWTESSKDLSISRLLSQTLHGKENTTALDLRYDTPEPYSEQDLWDWLRNSTDLQDSRARAKRRPMVKTGKFKKMFGWGDFHSNIKTVKLNLLITGKIVDHGNGTFSVYFRHNSTGQGNVSVSLVPPTKVVEFDVAAQQSVIDAKDSKSFNCRIEYEKVEKGARNTLCNFDPSKTCYQEQTQSHVSWLCSKPFKVICIYISFYSTDYKLVQKVCPDYNYHSDTPYFPSG; via the coding sequence gtGAAAAGTGTTCATGCTTCCAAGGCGGACCTCCTCAAGTCGGGCAGCCCCAAGTCGACGTTAAAACACATATGGACAGAAAGCAGCAAGGACCTGTCAATCAGCAGGTTGTTGTCACAGACTCTCCATGGCAAAGAGAACACCACGGCCCTGGACCTGCGCTACGACACCCCGGAGCCCTACTCCGAGCAGGACCTCTGGGACTGGCTGAGGAACTCTACCGACCTCCAGGATTCTAGAGCAAGAGCTAAGCGGCGGCCTATGGTCAAGACGGGCAAATTCAAGAAGATGTTCGGTTGGGGAGACTTCCACTCCAACATTAAGACGGTCAAGCTCAACCTCCTCATCACCGGGAAGATCGTGGATCACGGCAACGGAACCTTCAGCGTCTACTTCAGACACAACTCCACAGGCCAGGGCAACGTGTCTGTGAGTCTCGTCCCACCAACCAAGGTCGTGGAGTTCGACGTGGCGGCCCAGCAGTCCGTGATTGACGCCAAGGACTCCAAGTCCTTCAACTGCCGCATCGAGTACGAGAAGGTGGAGAAGGGTGCCAGGAACACGCTGTGTAACTTCGACCCTTCCAAGACGTGTTACCAGGAGCAGACTCAGAGCCACGTCTCCTGGCTCTGTTCCAAGCCCTTTAAAGTCATCTGCATCTACATCTCCTTCTACAGCACTGACTACAAGCTGGTGCAGAAAGTCTGTCCGGACTACAACTACCACAGTGACACTCCCTACTTCCCCTCTGGCTGA